A single region of the Oenococcus kitaharae DSM 17330 genome encodes:
- a CDS encoding alpha/beta hydrolase: protein MKKIKNVSAGLFLLLFSLASLFVGRNWVRQSIQNQAVVYNSRLNPTIMIPGSAASNTRFNNLILILNSKSTPHSLLRVRVNTNNTITYSGRIKANDQQPYIVIGFQNNSDGYETIKRQARWLNLAMQALQKRYHFNHFNAFGHSNGGLDWTIYLENYFNSKKNTVGTLMTVGSPYNFSESSPNDRTQLLTDLIKRRHHLPPSLVVYSIAGTETYKDDGIVPIESVLAGRYIFQNVVHSYTQITVSGADSQHSDLPTNPQIIELIQRRILDFPISPLPNTNNGGTN from the coding sequence ATGAAAAAGATTAAAAATGTGTCTGCTGGATTATTTCTGCTGCTTTTCTCACTGGCATCGTTGTTCGTCGGCCGCAATTGGGTGCGGCAGAGTATTCAAAACCAGGCAGTTGTCTATAATTCTAGATTGAATCCTACGATTATGATTCCTGGCTCGGCTGCCAGCAATACGCGTTTTAATAACTTGATTCTAATTCTGAACAGCAAAAGTACGCCGCACTCTTTATTGCGCGTCAGAGTCAATACGAATAACACAATTACTTATTCCGGCCGTATCAAAGCTAATGACCAGCAGCCTTATATTGTGATTGGTTTTCAAAATAACAGCGATGGTTATGAGACGATTAAGCGTCAGGCACGTTGGCTGAATTTAGCCATGCAGGCTTTGCAGAAACGTTATCATTTCAATCATTTTAATGCCTTTGGTCACTCCAATGGTGGATTAGATTGGACAATTTACTTAGAAAATTACTTTAACAGCAAAAAAAATACGGTTGGTACTTTGATGACTGTTGGTTCGCCCTACAATTTTTCTGAAAGTTCGCCCAATGATCGGACACAGTTGCTAACCGATTTGATAAAAAGGCGTCATCATCTACCGCCTTCTCTTGTTGTATATTCGATTGCCGGCACTGAGACCTACAAAGATGATGGGATTGTGCCGATCGAGAGTGTCCTTGCCGGCCGCTATATTTTTCAAAACGTTGTTCATTCTTATACGCAAATTACGGTTTCTGGCGCTGATTCTCAACATTCTGACCTACCCACTAATCCACAAATCATTGAATTAATTCAAAGACGTATCCTTGATTTTCCAATTTCCCCATTGCCGAATACGAATAATGGTGGGACCAACTAA
- a CDS encoding Hsp20/alpha crystallin family protein — protein MANDLIDRNDGLMDVGDMMGNLMNNFFGPRDEFWNGMRRSNPLMRTDISEDDKAYALQIELPGLDKKDIKIDYANNNLSVSGTLNRDSEQRDKKNHLVASERRSGSYSRSYYLPGVDESKISAKYEDGILKLVLPKSDENQAHHIEIQ, from the coding sequence ATGGCAAATGATTTAATTGATAGGAATGATGGACTGATGGACGTCGGCGATATGATGGGAAATTTGATGAATAATTTCTTTGGCCCGCGTGATGAGTTTTGGAACGGTATGCGTCGGAGTAATCCTTTGATGCGGACCGATATTTCCGAGGATGACAAAGCTTACGCTTTACAGATTGAACTGCCCGGATTAGACAAAAAGGATATTAAAATAGATTACGCTAACAATAATCTGTCCGTATCGGGCACGCTGAATCGTGATTCGGAGCAAAGAGATAAGAAAAATCATCTCGTTGCCAGTGAGCGCCGCTCTGGCAGTTATTCTCGCAGCTACTATCTCCCTGGTGTTGATGAAAGCAAGATCAGCGCTAAGTATGAAGATGGCATCTTGAAGCTTGTTTTACCAAAGTCTGATGAGAATCAAGCACATCATATTGAAATTCAGTAA
- a CDS encoding teichoic acid D-Ala incorporation-associated protein DltX: MKILFDFFHRPAVQFLLETVFYFVVLVILLYLYGYTGINDGGFIYNEF; the protein is encoded by the coding sequence GTGAAGATTTTGTTTGATTTTTTCCATCGTCCAGCCGTTCAATTTTTGTTAGAAACAGTATTTTATTTTGTCGTGCTGGTCATTTTGCTTTATTTATATGGATATACCGGTATTAACGATGGCGGATTTATCTATAACGAGTTTTAA
- a CDS encoding PTS transporter subunit EIIC, which yields MAAFRFDHSSGCCKMKETLAALLTQLEHWQNAMNKVSFFAAFYAALKKMLPFVVVTVFFHLFVSIFLTQPGFFLTVFNIKLPAFLQAPAIELSQLDFYLTRLLLPLFAFFYAEHLMEPLDHDNRHDLIPLVNFIVTFLLFSNDFLFQASGQNLLVVAAVTFVLTRCMQLLIRHPNTFNRQLLIMFCLLCLVSAALAAAYLLKNHQFAQMVNLGQWFNDRFVYLLSTNFAGVLLLAITASLFLWLGLPVPLALTRNTFSLPAAIGNLNASLDNKVSTVPNVLSLHTLYDAFAVFGGVSMSLALILLLLLKGRAQSKKMAKIALLPSLFNSNQILAFALPIFFNPLLLLPAVLAPLAAVSISAIALKMNLVNPAVYQLPQRTPSLFVAFLSSGADWRNLLLVVINLAVGMLIYFPFVNRWLERDRDEKD from the coding sequence TTGGCTGCTTTTCGTTTTGATCATAGCAGCGGCTGTTGTAAGATGAAGGAAACCTTGGCAGCCTTGTTGACACAATTGGAACACTGGCAGAACGCGATGAACAAAGTTTCTTTCTTTGCAGCTTTTTATGCAGCTTTGAAAAAAATGCTGCCTTTTGTCGTTGTGACGGTTTTTTTCCACCTGTTTGTGTCTATTTTCTTGACACAACCGGGCTTTTTTCTGACCGTATTTAATATCAAACTACCGGCTTTTTTACAAGCTCCGGCAATCGAATTATCTCAATTGGACTTTTACTTGACGCGTCTGCTGCTGCCTTTGTTTGCTTTTTTCTATGCTGAGCATTTAATGGAGCCCCTTGACCATGACAACCGCCATGATTTAATTCCTCTGGTTAATTTTATTGTGACTTTTTTGTTGTTCAGCAACGATTTTCTTTTTCAAGCTTCCGGCCAAAATCTGCTTGTTGTGGCAGCAGTCACTTTTGTGCTCACGCGCTGTATGCAGCTATTGATTCGGCATCCGAATACGTTTAATCGGCAATTATTGATCATGTTTTGTCTCTTATGCCTGGTTTCGGCAGCCTTAGCGGCGGCATATCTTTTAAAAAATCACCAATTTGCCCAGATGGTTAATCTGGGACAGTGGTTTAATGACCGTTTTGTCTACTTGCTGTCAACAAATTTTGCTGGTGTTCTCCTGCTGGCCATCACGGCGAGTCTTTTCTTGTGGCTGGGATTACCGGTACCACTGGCTTTAACACGTAACACTTTTTCTCTTCCGGCAGCGATTGGTAATTTGAACGCTTCTTTGGACAATAAAGTTTCAACCGTGCCAAACGTCTTAAGCCTGCACACGCTTTATGATGCTTTTGCAGTTTTTGGCGGCGTTTCGATGAGTCTCGCCTTAATTCTGCTTTTATTGTTGAAGGGGCGCGCGCAATCCAAAAAAATGGCTAAGATTGCTCTGTTGCCCAGCCTTTTTAATAGCAATCAGATTCTGGCCTTCGCACTGCCGATTTTTTTCAATCCTTTGCTGCTGCTGCCTGCTGTATTGGCACCTTTAGCAGCTGTATCGATCTCAGCAATTGCCTTAAAAATGAATTTGGTTAATCCTGCTGTTTATCAGCTTCCTCAGCGAACACCGAGTCTGTTCGTGGCTTTTTTATCATCAGGTGCTGATTGGCGAAATCTGCTGCTGGTTGTTATCAATTTAGCAGTGGGGATGCTGATCTATTTTCCTTTTGTGAATCGCTGGTTAGAAAGGGATCGCGATGAAAAAGATTAA
- a CDS encoding PTS mannose/fructose/sorbose transporter subunit IIC, whose translation MNIIQGILVLLVAGIAGVGSVLDEGQTHRPLVACTLVGLILGNLNMGIILGGTLEMMALGWMNVGLAMAPDTALASIVSTLLVINTHANIGEGIAIAVPLAAAGQALTIFVRTIVVFFVHKGDDFAKKGNYRAIEWMHVISMGLQALRVMVPTAIVMMISTSAVEAGLKAIPTVITGGLQIAGGIIVVVGYAMVINMMDVPHLKPFFYLGFLFAAFTNFNLVGFGGLGLIFALLYIQLKYNNNNGNNHHSSGTSEKLATASASNGDDDLDDDLDD comes from the coding sequence GTGAATATTATACAGGGTATTTTAGTTTTGTTAGTGGCCGGCATTGCTGGCGTCGGTTCCGTTTTGGATGAAGGACAGACGCATCGGCCGCTTGTTGCCTGCACGCTGGTGGGTTTGATTTTGGGCAACTTGAACATGGGCATCATTTTGGGCGGTACTTTGGAAATGATGGCCTTAGGCTGGATGAATGTCGGCCTGGCTATGGCACCGGATACCGCCTTGGCCTCAATTGTGTCAACGCTGCTGGTTATCAACACACACGCCAACATTGGTGAGGGTATTGCGATTGCTGTGCCGCTGGCTGCAGCCGGTCAGGCATTAACGATCTTTGTTCGGACGATTGTGGTTTTCTTTGTTCATAAAGGTGATGATTTTGCCAAGAAGGGCAATTACCGCGCAATTGAATGGATGCATGTAATTTCCATGGGTCTGCAGGCATTGCGCGTGATGGTGCCGACAGCTATTGTCATGATGATTAGTACGAGTGCTGTTGAGGCGGGATTAAAAGCAATTCCAACTGTTATCACAGGTGGTTTGCAGATTGCCGGCGGTATCATCGTGGTTGTCGGATATGCGATGGTGATCAACATGATGGATGTGCCGCATTTGAAGCCTTTCTTCTATTTAGGATTCTTGTTTGCTGCATTTACGAACTTCAACCTAGTTGGTTTTGGCGGCTTGGGTTTGATCTTTGCTCTGCTTTACATCCAGCTGAAGTACAACAACAATAATGGAAACAATCATCATAGCAGCGGTACTAGTGAGAAACTGGCAACGGCTTCTGCTTCAAACGGCGATGATGATTTAGATGACGATTTGGATGATTGA
- the dltA gene encoding D-alanine--poly(phosphoribitol) ligase subunit DltA, with protein MIKNILETINAQAAIHPDSPAYDYLGRHNSYRDLKEYSDSLAAYIDCQPIKTNAPIMIFGGQEFSMIASFLAAAKSGHAYIPVDVNSPSERLTAILTIADPALVIACDALPIKISDRPVIQADQLANIFLQQTAYKMTHAVTGDDTFYIIFTSGTTGQPKGVQISSSNILSFANWQLGSDFNLPEHASTLAQAPFSFDLSVMDWIPALLAGGQLRALPKEVADNFKKLFEILPQYDLQVFVSTPSFAEVCLINPDFDQVHLPQLSHFLFCGEELTKKTADKLQGRFPGAKIFNTYGPTEATVAVSGVQITQQLVNQFDRLPVGYVKSDTQVTIFDEQGKPVPRGQSGEIIIYGPSVSKGYLNNPQKTAAAFFHYQGQRAYRTGDLGSLDARGLLHYEGRKDFQIKLHGYRIELEEVNHGLSQSDLVKQAVAIPRYDSDHKVAQLLAWVVPKDNQFAKDADLTKALKEDLKERMMSYMIPSRFVYKDSLPISANGKIDIKKAIAEVNNV; from the coding sequence ATGATTAAAAATATTTTAGAAACAATCAATGCACAAGCCGCTATCCATCCCGATTCACCGGCATATGATTATTTGGGCAGACATAACAGTTATCGCGACCTCAAAGAATATTCTGATTCTTTGGCTGCTTATATCGATTGTCAGCCAATCAAAACAAATGCACCGATCATGATTTTTGGTGGTCAGGAATTTTCGATGATTGCGAGTTTTTTGGCTGCTGCTAAATCTGGTCACGCTTATATCCCTGTCGATGTAAACTCGCCTAGCGAGCGGCTAACGGCGATTTTAACCATTGCTGATCCCGCTCTTGTGATTGCCTGTGATGCGTTGCCGATAAAAATTTCAGACCGGCCGGTGATTCAAGCTGATCAGCTGGCAAATATTTTTTTGCAGCAGACTGCCTACAAGATGACTCATGCCGTCACTGGTGATGATACCTTCTACATCATTTTTACATCTGGTACAACGGGTCAACCCAAGGGCGTACAGATCAGCAGCAGCAACATTTTAAGTTTTGCCAATTGGCAACTAGGTTCTGATTTTAATCTTCCTGAACATGCTTCCACGTTAGCCCAAGCACCTTTCTCTTTTGATTTATCTGTCATGGACTGGATTCCGGCATTGTTAGCCGGCGGGCAGCTGCGGGCTTTGCCAAAAGAAGTTGCTGATAATTTCAAAAAACTCTTTGAGATTCTGCCGCAGTATGATTTGCAGGTTTTTGTTTCGACGCCTTCTTTTGCAGAAGTCTGTCTGATAAATCCGGATTTCGATCAAGTTCATTTACCTCAACTGAGTCATTTTCTTTTCTGCGGTGAGGAGCTGACTAAAAAGACTGCCGACAAGCTGCAAGGACGTTTTCCTGGCGCTAAAATTTTTAACACATACGGGCCGACTGAGGCTACTGTAGCTGTTTCGGGAGTTCAAATAACTCAGCAGCTTGTAAATCAATTCGATCGTCTGCCTGTGGGCTATGTCAAATCTGATACGCAAGTCACGATTTTTGATGAGCAAGGGAAACCCGTACCTCGTGGCCAATCTGGGGAGATCATTATTTACGGCCCAAGTGTTTCAAAGGGCTATCTGAACAATCCACAAAAGACTGCAGCAGCCTTTTTCCATTATCAAGGGCAGCGGGCTTATCGTACCGGAGACTTAGGCAGTTTGGATGCACGCGGTCTGCTGCATTATGAGGGCCGTAAAGATTTTCAGATCAAACTGCACGGCTATCGGATCGAGCTTGAGGAAGTGAACCATGGTTTAAGTCAAAGTGATTTGGTCAAACAAGCCGTGGCTATTCCACGATACGATTCGGATCATAAAGTTGCCCAATTACTGGCATGGGTCGTGCCCAAAGATAATCAGTTTGCCAAGGATGCTGATTTAACAAAAGCGCTTAAAGAAGATTTGAAAGAACGGATGATGTCCTATATGATTCCCAGCCGTTTTGTTTACAAAGACAGTTTGCCGATTTCAGCCAACGGAAAAATTGACATCAAAAAAGCCATCGCTGAGGTCAATAATGTTTGA
- the dltC gene encoding D-alanine--poly(phosphoribitol) ligase subunit DltC, whose product MEKEVLEILKNIAGEDLSDQRDENFFENGLIDSMATVDLILALQEKFSINVPVSEFDRSQWDTPNKVIAQVKELMNH is encoded by the coding sequence ATGGAAAAAGAAGTTCTAGAAATTTTGAAAAATATTGCTGGTGAAGATTTGTCTGACCAGCGTGATGAGAATTTTTTTGAAAATGGTCTCATAGATTCAATGGCGACTGTTGATTTGATTTTAGCTTTGCAGGAAAAGTTCTCGATCAATGTACCAGTCTCTGAATTCGATCGCAGCCAATGGGATACGCCCAATAAAGTGATTGCGCAGGTCAAGGAGCTGATGAATCACTAA
- the dltB gene encoding D-alanyl-lipoteichoic acid biosynthesis protein DltB yields MFDFFGNQLPNLQPYADPTYFIYLLIAILPLAIGLYFGRRFKIYEAIFSLVFIVLMFTDDKLGQGLALIGYIIWQLLAVWLYHIYRNRQNKAWVFYLAVFASILPLIIVKMTPAIDEGAKSIIGFLGISYLTFRAVGVIMEMWDGVQKDFKAWHFFRFMVFMPTLSSGPIDRYRRFEKDYQQIPDRNHYVDLVGKAVKYLFIGFLYKFVLSYIFGSLMLPNAENMALAAGKGPSFELLWVMYIYGFYLFFDFAGYSLFAVAVSYLMGIETPMNFKAPFKSKNLKEFWDRWHISLSFWFRDYVFMRMVFAMKKKRLFKKSTTYSSVAYVLNMLLMGFWHGITWYYIAYGLFHGLGLMINDAWLRYKRRHLKWLKSNWLTQGIAIIFTFHVVMFSFLLFSGFLNVLWFIKK; encoded by the coding sequence ATGTTTGATTTTTTCGGAAATCAACTGCCTAATTTACAGCCCTATGCGGATCCGACTTACTTTATTTACCTGCTGATAGCCATACTGCCTTTAGCCATCGGTTTATATTTCGGCCGGCGTTTTAAGATTTATGAAGCCATCTTTTCGTTAGTTTTCATTGTTTTGATGTTTACAGACGACAAGCTGGGCCAGGGATTAGCTCTAATCGGCTATATTATCTGGCAGCTGCTGGCCGTATGGCTGTATCATATCTACCGGAATCGCCAAAATAAGGCCTGGGTTTTCTATCTAGCCGTGTTCGCCTCCATTCTGCCCTTGATCATTGTGAAAATGACGCCAGCCATCGATGAAGGCGCCAAATCGATCATTGGTTTTCTTGGTATTTCTTATCTGACCTTTCGTGCGGTCGGCGTGATTATGGAAATGTGGGACGGTGTCCAAAAAGATTTCAAAGCTTGGCATTTTTTTAGATTCATGGTTTTTATGCCGACCTTGTCTTCGGGCCCGATTGATCGTTATCGGCGTTTTGAAAAAGATTATCAGCAGATTCCGGACCGGAATCATTATGTGGATTTGGTTGGCAAAGCTGTTAAATATCTGTTTATCGGTTTTTTGTATAAATTCGTATTGTCTTATATCTTCGGCAGCTTAATGCTTCCTAATGCTGAAAATATGGCTTTGGCGGCTGGCAAGGGGCCATCATTTGAACTTTTGTGGGTCATGTATATTTATGGTTTTTACTTGTTCTTTGATTTTGCGGGCTACTCCTTATTCGCTGTCGCCGTTTCGTATTTAATGGGCATCGAAACACCAATGAACTTTAAGGCGCCTTTTAAGTCAAAAAACCTGAAAGAGTTCTGGGATCGTTGGCACATCAGCTTGAGTTTTTGGTTTCGAGATTACGTTTTCATGCGGATGGTCTTCGCCATGAAGAAAAAACGATTATTCAAAAAATCCACCACTTATTCAAGTGTGGCTTATGTCTTGAATATGCTGCTGATGGGTTTTTGGCATGGCATCACTTGGTACTATATTGCCTATGGCCTATTTCATGGCTTGGGTCTAATGATTAACGATGCCTGGCTGCGTTATAAGCGCCGCCATCTAAAATGGCTGAAGTCTAATTGGTTGACACAAGGCATTGCGATTATCTTTACTTTTCACGTGGTGATGTTCAGTTTCTTGTTGTTCTCGGGATTCTTGAATGTTTTATGGTTTATCAAAAAATAG
- a CDS encoding PTS system mannose/fructose/N-acetylgalactosamine-transporter subunit IIB, which yields MKITVTRIDDRYIHGQVLTKWIKLLPADRIIVVSKEVADDPMRKTLVLSVAPSNVKASAVSPEKMGRVFQNPKYEDTTAMLIFGNPTELLEAVNAGVEVKKVNVGGMRFAPDKIHVTESVSVTPEDVKAFRALADKGISLDLQQLPGDASKDFMKILDDKS from the coding sequence ATGAAAATAACAGTGACAAGAATTGACGACCGTTATATCCACGGCCAGGTTTTGACCAAGTGGATCAAGTTGCTGCCGGCAGACCGTATTATCGTCGTTAGTAAAGAAGTTGCTGATGATCCGATGCGTAAAACACTGGTTTTGTCTGTGGCGCCGTCTAATGTGAAAGCCAGTGCAGTCAGCCCGGAAAAAATGGGGCGGGTGTTTCAAAACCCTAAATATGAAGATACAACAGCCATGCTGATTTTTGGTAATCCGACAGAATTGCTGGAGGCAGTTAACGCTGGCGTTGAAGTTAAAAAAGTGAATGTTGGCGGTATGCGTTTTGCGCCGGACAAAATCCACGTGACAGAGTCAGTCAGTGTGACACCAGAGGATGTTAAGGCCTTTCGTGCACTGGCCGATAAAGGGATCAGTCTGGATCTGCAGCAGCTGCCGGGGGATGCCAGCAAAGACTTCATGAAAATCCTCGACGATAAATCATAA
- a CDS encoding PTS system mannose/fructose/sorbose family transporter subunit IID — protein MDNAIANTDTKKTLTKSDLRHMYVRSWFLLGSFNFERAQNMGYCFVMIPAIKRFYAPGKERNEALERHMEWFNTHPWLTAPIFGVTSAMEEEKANGGKVDGTAIAAMKIGLMGPLAGVGDPLLWGTARPVLAALGAGIAKTGSILGPLLFFVLINAIRLSIKWYLLKYGYQKGSEIISDMAGDRIKKLTEGASIMGLFVMGALVSKWTTINIPIVATRISGKTQTIQNILDTVLPGALALVLTLFVSWLLKKGVSPLTIIFGIFALGIIGKWLGFLG, from the coding sequence ATGGATAATGCAATAGCAAATACAGACACAAAAAAGACTTTAACCAAAAGCGATCTGCGCCACATGTACGTACGTTCCTGGTTTCTGCTTGGTTCATTTAACTTTGAGCGTGCGCAGAACATGGGCTACTGCTTTGTTATGATTCCGGCTATCAAGCGCTTTTATGCACCGGGCAAAGAGCGTAATGAGGCTTTGGAACGGCACATGGAGTGGTTTAACACACATCCTTGGCTGACAGCACCTATCTTTGGTGTTACATCAGCCATGGAAGAGGAAAAAGCTAATGGCGGCAAGGTTGACGGCACTGCGATTGCCGCCATGAAAATCGGGCTCATGGGCCCGCTGGCTGGTGTTGGTGATCCACTGCTTTGGGGAACGGCAAGGCCAGTGCTGGCAGCTTTAGGTGCTGGTATTGCTAAAACAGGCAGTATCTTAGGGCCGCTTTTGTTCTTTGTTTTAATCAACGCCATTCGTCTTTCTATCAAGTGGTATCTGCTCAAGTACGGATATCAAAAAGGCAGTGAGATTATCAGCGATATGGCTGGCGATCGCATCAAGAAGCTGACTGAAGGCGCCTCTATCATGGGATTATTCGTCATGGGTGCTTTGGTCTCCAAGTGGACGACGATTAATATTCCTATTGTTGCAACAAGGATTAGCGGCAAAACGCAAACGATACAAAATATATTGGATACGGTTCTGCCGGGCGCGTTGGCGCTGGTATTAACACTGTTTGTTTCTTGGCTGCTGAAAAAAGGCGTCAGTCCTTTGACAATTATCTTTGGTATTTTCGCTTTAGGTATTATCGGCAAGTGGTTAGGATTTCTTGGTTAA
- a CDS encoding PTS sugar transporter subunit IIA, translated as MVTIILSGHGQAAPGLLSAFEMIFGHSDQIHVVTFSKGEGVDDLKAHYQTVLGTLAPGSEVLFLVDLFGGSPYNAATQLVYGHTERDIVAGVNLPMLLEAGSMLAGSLSAIVSHLKEIAPGTVRVFSDEIKSVNTTASDEGGDTL; from the coding sequence ATGGTAACAATAATTCTGAGTGGTCACGGACAAGCAGCACCTGGTCTGCTAAGTGCTTTTGAGATGATTTTCGGTCACAGTGACCAGATTCATGTTGTGACATTTTCAAAGGGTGAGGGTGTTGATGATTTAAAAGCACATTATCAAACGGTCTTAGGCACATTAGCGCCAGGCAGCGAGGTTTTGTTTCTTGTCGATCTTTTTGGCGGCAGCCCCTACAACGCAGCGACGCAACTGGTCTATGGTCATACGGAGCGCGATATTGTAGCTGGAGTTAATCTGCCAATGCTGCTGGAGGCAGGTTCAATGCTGGCTGGATCACTGTCAGCTATCGTATCGCATCTGAAGGAAATTGCACCTGGAACTGTACGCGTCTTTAGTGACGAGATTAAAAGTGTGAACACGACAGCTAGCGACGAAGGAGGGGATACATTATGA
- the dltD gene encoding D-alanyl-lipoteichoic acid biosynthesis protein DltD yields the protein MGKKLWRIFGPVLLAVAILLVLLFAPFNYSHFSSKDEQRAAVALNSVVFKNQQLKKQALSDQHMRYIPFFGSSEWERMDAFHPSVLAVKYQRSYRPFLLGRRGTQSLTQYFGMQTILPQLQNKQAVFVISPQWFDHVGAEPAAFDFYFSNLQGADWLCRAKNTAVDRYAARRFLTLQGKGRKDDLAAMYRRIAQGKALTPFQKWEIRTRKNVLEHEDELFSNFHINDNYDRRILKQSQYLPKKFSYGRLSRIAGRMAARGSSNNAFGISNRFYRSKIRPIGVRRLRGVQRRASYLRSPEYGDLQLLLTQFAQSNINVMIVIPPVNHKWAAYTGLKEARYQRAVRKIKYQLHQQSFNQVLDLSKDGNQPYFMEDTIHLGWRGWLAFDKGVYPFLTKKQKQPHYRINNRFLSKKWQQLRFTESDARKLIKK from the coding sequence ATGGGGAAAAAGCTCTGGAGAATTTTTGGACCCGTACTGCTGGCTGTCGCGATTCTGCTTGTTTTGTTATTTGCGCCTTTTAATTATTCTCACTTTTCATCCAAAGATGAACAGCGGGCGGCAGTTGCTTTGAATTCTGTCGTTTTTAAGAATCAGCAGTTAAAAAAACAAGCGTTATCGGATCAGCATATGCGTTACATTCCTTTTTTCGGGTCTTCTGAATGGGAACGTATGGATGCCTTCCATCCTTCAGTGCTAGCGGTTAAATATCAACGCAGTTACCGGCCGTTTTTATTAGGCCGGCGGGGAACACAGTCACTGACACAATATTTTGGCATGCAGACCATTTTGCCACAATTACAAAATAAGCAGGCTGTTTTTGTTATTTCGCCGCAGTGGTTTGATCATGTTGGAGCTGAACCTGCAGCTTTTGACTTTTATTTTTCCAATCTGCAAGGTGCTGATTGGCTATGCCGTGCAAAGAATACAGCTGTCGATCGATATGCAGCTCGTCGTTTCCTTACGTTGCAGGGCAAAGGCCGCAAAGATGATTTAGCCGCTATGTATCGGCGGATTGCCCAAGGAAAAGCCTTGACCCCTTTTCAAAAATGGGAAATCCGAACTCGAAAAAATGTTTTAGAACATGAAGATGAGCTATTCAGTAATTTTCATATCAATGATAATTATGACCGGCGAATTTTAAAGCAAAGCCAATACCTGCCAAAGAAATTTTCTTATGGTCGCCTAAGCCGCATAGCAGGCCGTATGGCAGCTAGGGGGAGCAGCAACAACGCATTTGGTATTTCTAATCGTTTCTATCGCAGCAAAATTCGGCCGATTGGCGTGCGGCGTTTGCGCGGCGTTCAAAGGAGAGCCAGTTATTTGCGATCCCCGGAGTATGGTGATTTGCAGTTGCTGCTGACTCAATTTGCTCAGTCCAATATCAATGTCATGATTGTAATACCACCTGTTAATCATAAATGGGCTGCCTATACAGGCTTAAAAGAAGCGCGTTATCAGCGTGCTGTGCGTAAAATCAAATATCAACTACATCAGCAATCTTTCAACCAGGTATTGGATTTGTCCAAAGATGGTAATCAGCCCTATTTTATGGAAGATACGATTCACCTAGGCTGGCGCGGCTGGCTGGCTTTTGATAAGGGTGTATATCCTTTTCTCACCAAAAAGCAGAAGCAGCCTCACTATCGGATTAATAATCGTTTCCTATCCAAAAAATGGCAGCAGCTGCGTTTTACAGAATCAGATGCACGCAAGCTGATTAAAAAATAA